A single Cryptosporangium minutisporangium DNA region contains:
- a CDS encoding endonuclease/exonuclease/phosphatase family protein, protein MRLWNGVLWLSVAGLVAWLLVRGFGFDHRTPFAQLVSFTPYVAVCSLVPLAAALVTRAWRIAVVTGIVVAVFAAFVVPRVVPRGAPDGVRLTVMAFNTKIGAGSVEEVAALVRREKPDVLTVQELTPEWAARFAALELFPYSALRALPGAAGTGIWAKHPLTDARTVDPKSGFDQTFAVLRRPGKPPVEVVSAHPRPPTIRPEDWGSPRRWVGDLERLPAASDSGPVRVMAGDFNASLDHSPFRELVDTGYVSAAVQVGKGLVPTWPMNGNHAPPVTIDHVLVDSRGGASSFDAYTVAGSDHRAIIADLVIPS, encoded by the coding sequence GTGCGGCTCTGGAACGGAGTTCTCTGGCTGTCGGTGGCGGGCCTCGTGGCCTGGCTGCTGGTCCGCGGTTTCGGGTTCGACCATCGGACGCCGTTCGCGCAGCTGGTCTCGTTCACGCCGTACGTCGCCGTGTGCTCGCTGGTGCCGTTGGCGGCGGCGCTGGTCACCCGCGCGTGGCGGATCGCGGTGGTGACCGGGATCGTGGTGGCCGTGTTCGCGGCGTTCGTCGTGCCTCGGGTGGTGCCCCGGGGCGCCCCGGACGGCGTCCGGCTGACCGTGATGGCGTTCAACACGAAGATCGGCGCGGGCTCCGTGGAGGAGGTCGCCGCGCTGGTCCGTCGGGAGAAGCCGGACGTGCTGACCGTCCAGGAGCTCACGCCGGAGTGGGCCGCTCGCTTCGCGGCGTTGGAGCTGTTCCCGTACTCGGCGCTGCGGGCGCTGCCCGGTGCCGCCGGGACCGGCATCTGGGCGAAGCACCCGCTGACCGACGCGCGGACGGTCGACCCGAAGTCGGGGTTCGACCAGACGTTCGCGGTGCTGCGCCGGCCGGGGAAGCCGCCGGTGGAGGTGGTGAGCGCGCACCCGCGTCCGCCGACGATCCGGCCGGAGGACTGGGGATCGCCGCGGCGGTGGGTCGGAGATCTCGAGCGACTGCCGGCGGCGTCGGACTCCGGGCCGGTACGGGTGATGGCCGGCGATTTCAACGCGTCCCTGGACCACTCGCCGTTCCGGGAGCTCGTCGACACCGGGTACGTGAGTGCCGCGGTCCAGGTCGGGAAGGGACTCGTCCCGACCTGGCCGATGAACGGGAACCATGCGCCGCCGGTGACGATCGACCACGTGCTGGTCGATTCACGCGGCGGCGCGTCGTCGTTCGATGCGTACACAGTGGCCGGCTCCGACCACCGCGCCATCATCGCCGACCTGGTGATTCCCTCCTAG
- a CDS encoding ATP-binding protein — MRRALALVALATTSMVSLAFVVPLLLVVHQIARDRAITDAQRQADAVVSVLTATTVSQDIENALVTIPAWKQDGLAIHLPSQSEPIGTARAKPADIRLVRNSADESITADVDGGVVYLRPTTLSSGDDTAVIEVFIPSEALSRGVTGASVALILVALGLVVGSVVVADRLAAKVVGATRNLAAVARAFGDGNLEARVEPSGPRELSEAGVSFNTMADRVVATLDAERELAADLSHRLRTPLTALRLDAEALDDGVDAARIREAVATLEREVDVIIQTARRPLSERGPEWCDLAEVVADRVDFWGALAEDEHRDCRLAGVGRRVPVGVSRTELVSIVDVLLGNVFRHTAPGVAFAVSVLVLRGPVAALVVEDAGTGIRHPRMAVRRGNSGGGSTGLGLDIVRRVAEAAGGSIRIDTSPMGGARIRVDLAMLDPAVFGHGRGGVMPDRKDTDRSWPDVPRGTGDYRPLHRAVGALRAMRKTRVNSRSERP; from the coding sequence ATGAGGCGGGCCCTCGCGCTGGTCGCGCTGGCGACCACCTCGATGGTCTCGCTGGCCTTCGTCGTGCCGCTGCTCCTGGTCGTGCATCAGATCGCCCGCGACCGGGCGATCACCGATGCCCAGCGCCAGGCGGACGCGGTGGTGTCCGTGCTGACCGCGACGACGGTCTCGCAGGACATCGAGAACGCGCTGGTGACGATCCCGGCGTGGAAGCAGGACGGCCTGGCTATCCATCTACCTAGCCAGAGCGAGCCGATCGGGACCGCGAGGGCCAAGCCTGCCGACATCCGACTCGTCCGGAACAGCGCGGACGAGTCGATCACCGCCGACGTCGACGGTGGGGTCGTCTATCTGCGGCCGACCACGCTTTCGTCCGGCGACGACACTGCGGTCATCGAGGTGTTCATCCCCTCGGAGGCGCTCAGCCGCGGGGTCACCGGTGCCTCGGTGGCGCTCATCCTGGTCGCGTTGGGGCTGGTCGTGGGTTCGGTGGTGGTCGCCGACCGGTTGGCAGCGAAAGTCGTCGGTGCGACCCGAAATCTCGCGGCGGTGGCGCGCGCGTTCGGTGACGGCAACCTGGAGGCCCGGGTCGAGCCGTCCGGTCCACGGGAGCTGTCCGAGGCCGGCGTCTCGTTCAACACGATGGCCGATCGGGTCGTCGCCACACTGGACGCCGAGCGCGAACTCGCCGCCGACCTGTCGCATCGCCTCCGAACACCGCTGACGGCCCTCCGGCTGGACGCCGAAGCGCTGGACGACGGCGTGGACGCCGCCCGCATCCGGGAGGCCGTCGCAACGCTGGAGCGCGAGGTCGACGTCATCATCCAGACCGCGCGCCGGCCGCTCTCCGAGCGCGGCCCGGAGTGGTGCGACCTGGCCGAGGTGGTCGCGGACCGGGTCGACTTCTGGGGCGCCCTCGCGGAGGACGAGCACCGCGACTGCCGGCTGGCCGGCGTCGGGCGGCGGGTGCCGGTCGGGGTGTCCCGTACCGAGCTGGTGTCGATCGTCGACGTGTTGCTGGGCAACGTGTTCCGGCACACCGCGCCGGGGGTGGCGTTCGCGGTCAGCGTGCTCGTGCTGCGCGGGCCGGTGGCCGCCCTGGTCGTCGAGGACGCCGGAACCGGTATTCGCCACCCACGGATGGCCGTGCGGCGGGGGAACAGCGGCGGTGGCTCGACCGGCCTCGGCCTCGACATCGTGCGTCGGGTGGCGGAGGCCGCCGGAGGTTCGATCCGAATCGACACGAGCCCGATGGGCGGAGCCCGAATCCGCGTCGACCTGGCGATGCTCGACCCGGCGGTGTTCGGACACGGTCGCGGTGGCGTCATGCCGGACCGAAAAGACACCGATCGTTCGTGGCCGGATGTGCCTCGTGGGACGGGTGATTATCGGCCATTGCACCGGGCGGTCGGAGCCTTGAGGGCAATGCGGAAGACGCGGGTTAACTCGCGATCAGAGAGACCTTAA
- a CDS encoding aldehyde dehydrogenase family protein, which translates to MASRLAAAPARTNGRLSVRKTYKLYIGGAFPRSESGRTYPVNDAEGAFVANVARASRKDVRDAVVAAAKAFGGWASRTPYNRGQILYRIAEMLEGRRAQFVDELATTEGIGRDRAEAAVDAAVDRWVWYAGWADKYAQVVGATNPVAGPYLNLSTPEPTGVVGVLAPPSAPLLGLVSVVAPVIATGNTCVVVASTAHPLAAVTLTEVLATSDLPGGVVNLLTGQVSELGPWLASHEEVRGIDLTGADVDQAAEWEAQAAGNLKRVRRPDPAEDFTADPPLSRLTTFTETKTVWHPIGV; encoded by the coding sequence ATGGCCAGTCGGCTCGCCGCGGCGCCGGCGCGCACCAACGGGCGGCTGAGCGTTCGGAAGACGTACAAGCTGTACATCGGCGGCGCGTTCCCGCGGAGCGAGTCGGGGCGCACGTACCCGGTCAACGACGCGGAGGGAGCGTTCGTGGCGAACGTGGCGCGGGCTTCCCGGAAGGACGTCCGGGACGCGGTCGTCGCGGCGGCCAAGGCGTTCGGAGGCTGGGCGTCCCGGACGCCGTACAACCGCGGTCAGATCCTGTACCGGATCGCCGAGATGCTGGAAGGGCGGCGGGCGCAGTTCGTCGACGAGCTGGCGACCACGGAAGGCATCGGCCGGGACCGCGCCGAGGCTGCGGTGGACGCCGCGGTCGACCGGTGGGTTTGGTACGCGGGGTGGGCGGACAAGTACGCCCAGGTCGTGGGCGCGACGAACCCGGTCGCCGGACCGTACCTGAACCTCTCGACGCCGGAGCCGACCGGCGTGGTCGGGGTGCTGGCGCCGCCGTCCGCGCCGTTGCTCGGGCTGGTGAGCGTGGTCGCGCCGGTGATCGCGACCGGCAACACCTGCGTGGTGGTGGCCAGCACCGCGCACCCGCTGGCCGCGGTGACGCTGACCGAGGTGCTGGCCACCTCCGACCTGCCCGGCGGCGTGGTGAACTTGCTGACCGGGCAGGTGTCCGAGCTGGGGCCGTGGCTGGCATCGCACGAAGAGGTGCGGGGCATCGACCTGACCGGCGCCGACGTCGACCAGGCCGCGGAGTGGGAGGCGCAGGCAGCGGGGAACCTCAAGCGGGTCCGCCGCCCCGACCCCGCCGAGGACTTCACCGCCGACCCGCCGCTGAGCCGCCTCACCACGTTCACCGAGACTAAGACGGTCTGGCACCCGATCGGCGTCTAG
- a CDS encoding DNA primase: MAGRHPEDVEPREDAVTDDEPEAAEDDAPEGERSARVAEYWAALGIDPVEIALPRGGVGLTLRQYRVVEEEPVDDDIDEELEAEALAAGDADDTDEDDDDRPARDSAEDEDDDKDERRRTRDSNLDDDLDDDLDDETALDDEEPLDEEPGRARVAAGEEEAVFLATAGKLHLFHEPESLVAFVKSGAVHDLADSESWAELVETITPDLVVPDDEDRYELDLVVENLRGGRDVWERDLIIGAGELARDLAYALELAEVEAVLAPGSPLDDLDEALRAKGFFGRRKLKRIGAEQVALAWRSVIGRITSSVEWHD; the protein is encoded by the coding sequence GTGGCGGGCAGGCACCCGGAGGACGTCGAACCGCGTGAGGACGCGGTGACCGACGACGAACCCGAGGCCGCCGAGGACGACGCGCCGGAGGGTGAACGGTCGGCCCGTGTGGCCGAGTACTGGGCCGCGCTCGGCATCGACCCGGTCGAGATCGCGCTACCGCGCGGCGGGGTCGGTCTGACGCTCCGGCAGTACCGGGTCGTCGAAGAGGAGCCGGTCGACGACGACATCGACGAGGAGCTCGAAGCCGAAGCGCTCGCCGCCGGGGACGCCGACGACACGGACGAGGACGACGACGATCGCCCCGCCCGCGACTCCGCCGAGGACGAGGACGACGACAAGGACGAGCGCCGCCGCACCCGCGACAGCAACCTCGACGACGACCTCGACGACGACCTCGACGACGAAACCGCGCTCGACGACGAGGAGCCACTCGACGAGGAGCCCGGCCGAGCCCGGGTCGCCGCCGGCGAGGAAGAGGCGGTGTTCCTCGCCACCGCAGGCAAGCTCCACCTCTTCCACGAGCCGGAGTCGCTCGTCGCGTTCGTGAAGTCCGGTGCCGTCCACGACCTGGCCGACAGCGAGAGCTGGGCGGAACTGGTCGAGACGATCACCCCCGACCTGGTCGTCCCGGACGACGAGGACCGCTACGAACTCGACCTCGTGGTCGAGAACCTCCGCGGCGGCCGGGACGTGTGGGAGCGCGACCTGATCATCGGCGCCGGTGAGCTCGCCCGCGACCTGGCGTACGCGCTGGAACTCGCCGAGGTCGAGGCCGTCCTCGCCCCCGGCAGTCCGCTCGACGATCTGGACGAGGCCCTGCGCGCCAAGGGGTTCTTCGGCCGCCGCAAGCTCAAGAGGATCGGCGCCGAGCAGGTCGCGCTCGCCTGGCGGAGCGTCATCGGCCGGATCACCTCGTCCGTCGAGTGGCACGACTGA
- a CDS encoding adenosine deaminase, which produces MSDPLAYSDIVRAPKVLLHDHLDGGLRPRTVVELAGETGYRDLPTTDVDELGEWFRVQADSGSLVRYLETFSHTVGVMQTKDALSRVAAECAYDLALDGVVYAEVRFAPELHIEQGLTLTEVVDSVLHGFEAGAAEAAAEGHTIRLGTLLTAMRHAARSREIAELAVAYRDAGVAGFDIAGAEAGFPPTRHLDAFQYIKRENGHFTIHAGEAFGLPSIWEALQWCGADRLGHGVRIVDDIESPAADGGSLPDVDPRDGVVRLGRLAAYVRDKRIPLEMCPSSNIQTGAAPSIAEHPIGLLRDLRFRVTVNTDNRLMSNTSMSKEFALLSEAFGYGWADLRWFTVNAMKSAFLPFDERLRLIEDVIKPGYEELVGS; this is translated from the coding sequence ATGAGTGATCCGTTGGCCTACTCCGACATCGTTCGGGCTCCCAAGGTGCTGCTGCACGACCACCTCGACGGAGGGCTCCGGCCGCGGACCGTCGTCGAGTTGGCTGGCGAGACCGGGTACCGCGACCTCCCCACCACCGACGTCGACGAGCTCGGGGAGTGGTTCCGGGTGCAGGCCGACTCCGGTTCGCTGGTCCGGTATCTGGAGACGTTCAGCCACACCGTCGGCGTCATGCAGACCAAGGACGCGTTGAGCCGCGTCGCCGCCGAGTGCGCGTACGACCTGGCGCTCGACGGTGTGGTCTACGCCGAGGTGCGGTTCGCGCCCGAGCTGCACATCGAGCAAGGCTTGACGCTCACCGAGGTCGTCGACTCGGTTCTGCACGGTTTCGAGGCCGGTGCCGCGGAGGCCGCCGCTGAAGGCCACACGATCCGGCTGGGGACGCTGCTCACCGCGATGCGGCACGCGGCACGGTCCCGCGAGATCGCCGAGCTGGCGGTCGCTTACCGGGACGCGGGCGTCGCCGGCTTCGACATCGCCGGCGCGGAAGCGGGCTTCCCGCCCACCCGTCATCTGGACGCCTTCCAGTACATCAAGCGCGAGAACGGCCACTTCACCATCCACGCGGGCGAGGCGTTCGGGCTGCCGAGCATCTGGGAGGCCCTGCAGTGGTGCGGCGCCGACCGGCTGGGCCACGGCGTCCGGATCGTGGACGACATCGAAAGCCCCGCGGCCGACGGCGGTTCGCTGCCCGACGTCGACCCCAGGGACGGGGTAGTGCGCCTCGGACGGCTGGCCGCCTACGTCCGGGACAAGCGGATACCGCTGGAGATGTGCCCCTCGTCGAACATCCAGACCGGGGCAGCGCCGTCGATCGCCGAGCACCCGATCGGGTTGCTGCGTGACCTGCGCTTCCGGGTCACGGTGAACACCGACAACCGGCTGATGAGCAACACGTCGATGTCGAAGGAGTTCGCGCTGCTCTCCGAGGCGTTCGGGTACGGCTGGGCCGACCTGCGCTGGTTCACGGTCAACGCGATGAAGAGCGCGTTCCTGCCCTTCGACGAGCGGCTACGGCTGATCGAGGACGTGATCAAGCCCGGCTACGAAGAACTTGTGGGTTCGTGA
- a CDS encoding PspC domain-containing protein yields MSSVSYGRRLARPRNDRWLAGVCAAIGRRYGMSANTVRLLFVLSCLLPGPQFLIYLIAWAMIPSE; encoded by the coding sequence ATGTCTTCGGTGTCCTACGGCCGTCGCCTCGCCCGTCCGCGGAACGACCGGTGGCTCGCCGGGGTGTGCGCCGCGATCGGTCGCCGCTACGGGATGTCCGCCAACACGGTCCGCCTGCTCTTCGTCCTCTCGTGTCTGCTCCCCGGGCCGCAGTTCCTCATCTATCTCATCGCCTGGGCCATGATCCCTTCTGAGTGA
- a CDS encoding biotin-dependent carboxyltransferase family protein — translation MLTIRSVLTIRSVLTIRSGGPLTTVQDRGRPGWAHVGVPRSGAADLPALTRANALVGNAASAAALEVTLGGLVAVPDADVVIALTGARCRLSVDGVPVPHGAAVGVPAGAEIRVDAARAGVRAYLAVAGGVAVEPVLGSRSTDTLSGLGPARVRDGDRLPLGSGGARPSDDAGPDASGRPVATDRAEREDTWVSDGELDLDGVRAGFAARQVVEPEIPPEPVLRVHPGPREDWFTPEAVETLYVTGWTVTPQSDRVGARLDGPPLARAVSDELPSEGMVAGALQIPPSGPVLFLADHPVTGGYPVIGVVDPDDLWLAAQAPPGTVLRLRRLDS, via the coding sequence GTGCTGACGATCCGGTCCGTGCTGACGATCCGGTCCGTGCTGACGATCCGGTCCGGGGGCCCGCTCACGACCGTCCAGGACCGGGGCCGCCCCGGCTGGGCCCACGTGGGCGTCCCGCGGTCCGGCGCCGCCGATCTGCCCGCGCTGACGCGCGCGAACGCGCTCGTCGGCAACGCCGCCTCCGCGGCGGCGCTGGAGGTGACCCTCGGCGGTCTCGTGGCCGTGCCCGATGCGGACGTCGTGATCGCGCTCACCGGGGCGCGCTGCCGGCTGTCGGTGGACGGGGTTCCGGTGCCCCACGGTGCCGCGGTCGGGGTTCCCGCCGGTGCCGAAATCCGGGTGGACGCCGCTCGCGCCGGCGTTCGCGCGTACCTGGCCGTCGCCGGCGGCGTCGCGGTGGAGCCGGTGCTCGGCAGCCGCAGCACCGACACGCTGTCCGGGCTCGGCCCGGCACGTGTCCGCGACGGCGACCGTCTTCCGCTCGGGTCAGGCGGTGCCCGCCCGTCGGACGACGCCGGCCCGGACGCATCCGGCCGCCCAGTGGCCACGGACCGCGCCGAGCGCGAGGACACCTGGGTCTCGGACGGCGAACTCGACCTCGACGGCGTACGGGCCGGATTCGCGGCCCGGCAGGTCGTCGAGCCGGAGATTCCGCCGGAGCCGGTGCTGCGGGTGCACCCGGGGCCGCGCGAAGACTGGTTCACCCCGGAGGCCGTCGAGACCCTCTACGTCACCGGCTGGACCGTCACACCGCAGAGCGACCGGGTCGGTGCCCGGCTGGACGGGCCGCCGCTGGCCCGCGCGGTCTCCGACGAGCTGCCGAGCGAGGGCATGGTGGCCGGTGCGTTGCAGATTCCACCGTCCGGTCCGGTGCTCTTCCTCGCCGACCACCCGGTCACCGGCGGATATCCAGTGATCGGCGTGGTCGATCCCGACGATCTGTGGCTGGCCGCGCAAGCGCCACCCGGCACCGTGCTACGCCTGCGTCGCCTCGATTCCTGA
- a CDS encoding response regulator transcription factor, with product MPTVLLVEDDPTIRSALVRSLSKAGHVVRAVGTALDALREVTSARPDVVILDLGLPDLDGADALRMLRGVCDVPVVVATARDNEREIVRLLNSGADDYLVKPFSFEHLTARMTAVLRRSSPGEVRRDPTLTVGGLRIDLNRREAVLDGAPLDLARREFDLLAYLAARPGTVVSRRELVEAVWRQPAVGGDQTIDVHLSWLRRKLGETAAAPRYLRTVRGVGVKLVDPT from the coding sequence ATGCCGACCGTGTTGCTCGTCGAGGACGACCCCACGATCCGTAGCGCCCTTGTACGTTCTCTGTCAAAGGCGGGCCACGTGGTCCGTGCTGTGGGAACCGCGCTGGACGCCCTACGGGAAGTCACTTCAGCGCGTCCCGACGTAGTAATCCTCGACCTAGGACTACCCGACTTGGACGGTGCGGACGCATTGCGCATGTTGCGTGGCGTTTGTGATGTTCCAGTTGTGGTGGCGACCGCCCGTGACAACGAGCGGGAGATCGTCCGTCTGCTGAACTCCGGTGCCGACGACTACCTCGTCAAGCCGTTCTCGTTCGAGCACCTGACCGCGCGGATGACCGCGGTGCTGCGTCGGAGCAGCCCGGGTGAGGTGCGGCGTGACCCGACGCTTACCGTGGGTGGTCTCCGGATCGACCTGAACCGTCGCGAGGCGGTGCTCGACGGCGCGCCGCTCGACCTGGCGCGCCGGGAGTTCGACCTGCTCGCCTACTTGGCGGCCCGGCCGGGCACCGTGGTGAGCCGGCGGGAGCTCGTCGAGGCGGTGTGGCGCCAGCCGGCGGTCGGCGGTGACCAGACGATCGATGTGCACTTGTCCTGGTTGCGCCGCAAGCTAGGAGAGACCGCGGCTGCCCCGCGGTACCTCCGGACCGTTCGTGGGGTAGGTGTGAAGCTCGTGGATCCCACATGA
- a CDS encoding TetR/AcrR family transcriptional regulator — translation MSAVTTDTGAANPTPRQPARGRPRGFDRDRALQAALEEFWAHGYEATPISTLAKRMGIGAPSLYAAFGDKKTLFREVVDVYSRTHGAFTARALEEENTARAAVSRMLWEAAAEYTAPHHPPGCLVVSAATNCGPDSADVEQLLRDRRNANIAVISRRIQDDVDAGILPTDTDSGALARLTGVAIQGMSQQARDGATRSELETIAVLTLRAWPAETAGHSSPREQR, via the coding sequence ATGAGCGCCGTGACGACGGACACGGGCGCCGCGAACCCCACCCCCCGCCAACCCGCGCGGGGGCGACCACGCGGGTTCGACCGGGACCGCGCCCTGCAGGCCGCACTCGAGGAGTTCTGGGCCCACGGCTACGAGGCGACGCCGATCTCGACGCTCGCCAAGCGGATGGGCATCGGCGCGCCGAGTCTTTATGCGGCATTCGGGGACAAGAAGACGCTGTTTCGCGAAGTCGTCGACGTTTACAGCCGGACGCACGGTGCATTTACGGCGCGGGCACTGGAAGAGGAAAACACCGCCCGCGCGGCGGTCTCTCGAATGCTGTGGGAGGCCGCGGCGGAATACACCGCGCCACACCACCCCCCGGGGTGTCTCGTGGTCAGTGCAGCCACGAATTGCGGGCCCGATTCAGCCGACGTCGAGCAGCTGCTCCGGGATCGCCGGAATGCGAACATCGCCGTGATATCGCGCCGAATCCAAGACGACGTCGACGCCGGAATTTTGCCGACCGATACCGATTCCGGGGCCCTGGCGCGCCTCACCGGCGTCGCAATTCAGGGCATGTCCCAGCAGGCTCGCGACGGCGCGACTCGCTCCGAGCTCGAAACGATCGCCGTCCTCACCCTGCGCGCGTGGCCCGCGGAAACCGCTGGCCACTCGTCGCCCCGCGAGCAGCGATAA
- a CDS encoding SDR family oxidoreductase has protein sequence MGALDGKTSLVTGASRGIGRAIARRLAADGSLVAVHYGTNATAADETVGLIRAAGGEAFPLGAELGVPGDVERLWDAFDDALAARGVPLGVDVVVNNAAIGSSGPLTKTTAEEFDRVFAVNVKAPFFLVQQALDRIRDGGRIINVSSGVTRIALPETLAYSMSKGALNTFSFTLAHELGVRGITVNAVAPGIVDTDVNADWLRADPAARAHAASYSVFERVGEPEDVAEVVAFLASPAAGWVTGQVVDATGGSHLGAAPLRS, from the coding sequence ATGGGTGCGCTCGACGGAAAGACCAGCCTCGTCACCGGCGCCAGCCGTGGAATCGGCCGGGCAATCGCCCGTCGTCTCGCCGCCGACGGCTCGCTCGTCGCCGTGCACTACGGGACGAACGCGACAGCCGCCGACGAGACGGTCGGCCTGATCCGAGCGGCCGGCGGGGAAGCGTTCCCGCTCGGGGCCGAGCTCGGTGTCCCGGGCGACGTCGAGCGGCTCTGGGACGCGTTCGACGACGCACTGGCCGCCCGGGGTGTGCCGCTCGGCGTGGACGTCGTCGTCAACAACGCGGCGATCGGATCGTCCGGTCCGCTCACGAAGACCACGGCGGAGGAGTTCGACCGAGTGTTCGCCGTCAACGTCAAGGCGCCGTTCTTCCTGGTGCAGCAGGCGCTCGACCGGATCCGCGACGGCGGGCGGATCATCAACGTCTCGTCCGGCGTCACTCGGATCGCATTACCGGAGACGCTGGCTTACTCGATGAGCAAGGGTGCGCTGAACACGTTCAGCTTCACGCTGGCGCACGAACTGGGCGTCCGGGGTATCACGGTCAACGCGGTGGCGCCCGGGATCGTGGACACGGACGTCAACGCCGATTGGCTCCGAGCCGATCCGGCCGCGCGGGCGCACGCGGCGAGCTACTCGGTGTTCGAGCGGGTGGGGGAGCCGGAGGACGTCGCCGAGGTGGTCGCGTTCCTGGCGTCCCCCGCCGCGGGGTGGGTCACCGGCCAGGTCGTCGACGCCACCGGCGGCTCGCACCTGGGCGCCGCCCCCCTCCGCTCCTGA
- a CDS encoding VOC family protein, which produces MPTLANGKLCYLEIPAVDVRQSGDFYSRVFGWALRRRGDGALAFDDTVGEVSGVWVTGRPPASEPGLLIYIMVDDVEKTIAALVQHGGEVIQPIGADAPEVTARFRDPAGNVFGIFEQ; this is translated from the coding sequence ATGCCCACATTGGCCAACGGCAAGCTCTGCTATCTCGAGATTCCGGCCGTCGACGTACGGCAGTCAGGCGACTTCTACAGCCGGGTCTTCGGATGGGCGCTGCGTCGGCGGGGTGACGGCGCGCTCGCGTTCGACGACACGGTCGGCGAGGTCAGTGGAGTGTGGGTCACCGGGCGGCCGCCGGCGTCCGAGCCCGGCCTGCTGATCTACATCATGGTGGACGACGTCGAGAAGACGATCGCGGCGCTGGTTCAGCACGGCGGCGAAGTGATCCAGCCGATCGGAGCGGACGCTCCGGAGGTGACCGCGCGCTTCCGCGACCCGGCAGGCAACGTGTTCGGCATCTTCGAGCAGTAG
- the pxpB gene encoding 5-oxoprolinase subunit PxpB yields MSRMGRDAELIETSDPAALRAEIVRRALPGIEDVVPGARTVLVRTSPGQAPDLRWAAAWRPDEAPEQVGRELTICVRYDGPDLEDVAALAGVDVDGVVALHTGAVYTVAFTGFAPGFGYLTGLPEPLRVPRRSSPRTRVPVGAVGLAGDFTGVYPRPSPGGWQLIGRTDQTLWDAAADPPALLSPGDRVRFTPC; encoded by the coding sequence ATGAGCCGGATGGGTCGGGACGCCGAACTGATCGAGACCAGCGACCCGGCGGCGCTGCGGGCGGAGATCGTCCGGCGTGCGCTGCCCGGGATCGAGGACGTCGTCCCGGGGGCGCGCACCGTGCTGGTGCGCACCAGTCCCGGCCAGGCCCCGGATCTCCGGTGGGCAGCGGCGTGGCGTCCGGACGAAGCGCCGGAGCAGGTCGGCCGGGAGCTGACCATCTGTGTCCGGTACGACGGCCCCGACCTCGAGGACGTCGCCGCCCTGGCCGGCGTCGACGTGGACGGGGTCGTGGCGCTGCACACCGGCGCGGTCTACACGGTCGCGTTCACCGGGTTCGCACCCGGCTTCGGCTACCTCACCGGGCTCCCGGAGCCGTTGCGCGTCCCGCGCCGCAGCTCGCCGCGGACTCGGGTACCGGTCGGCGCGGTGGGTCTGGCCGGGGACTTCACCGGCGTGTACCCGCGCCCCTCCCCCGGCGGCTGGCAGCTGATCGGTCGCACCGACCAGACCCTCTGGGACGCGGCCGCCGACCCGCCCGCACTGCTCTCCCCCGGCGACCGGGTGCGGTTCACCCCGTGCTGA